The stretch of DNA GATGACCGCCCCCTCATGCAGCATCGCGGAGCCGATGAGAACTGGCACGGTGAACGCAAGACCGCCGGCGCGATAATGCACCTCCTCGGCCAGCATATGCGAATGGCCCGTGCCGAAGACGTAAACGCGCTTGTCATGACGCGCCGCATCGAGAATGACTGCTGCGGCCTTCGCCATGGGTTCGGCAAGGCTTTTCTTCAAAGCCTCGAGACGGCCGATCAGATTGGAGAAATAGGCATCCGTAACCGCCGTCATGGCATTTCCTTTGCTTCAGGCCGCCTCGCCGTCGATCCACGTGGCGGTGACTTCGATCGCATCCGTCAGATGCACGAGGTCGGCGCGCGCTCCCGGCGAAAGATGGCCATAACCATCGAGCCGGAGAAACCGGGCCGGATAGAGCGTTGCCATGCGCAGCGCCTCGGCAAGCGTCAGATCAAGATAGGTGACGCCATAGCGGATGGTCGACGCCATATCGACATCCGACCCGGCAAGTGTGCCGTCCGAAAGCACCAGCTTCGAGCAGAAGCCCCCCTTCTCACGCCGCACGGTGCGACCGTTCAGCATGAAGCTATCCTTTTCGGAGCCAACCAGCGACATGGCATCCGTCACGAAGAAGAGCTTGCCCTCCCCGCGCTTGGCGCGAAGTGCAGTGCGCAGCGCTTTTGGATCGACATGATGGCCGTCGGCGATGATGCCGCACCACGTCGACGGATGGTCGATTGCCGCGCCAACCAGACCGGGTGCGCGGTGACCCATCTGGCTCATGGCGTTGAAAAGATGGGTGACGCCGCGTACACCAGCATCGAAACGCTCTTCTGCAGCTTCGCTCGAACAATCCGAATGGCCGATGCTGACGATGATGCCAGCCTCGCTCAGTTCGCGAACTTGAGCGACCGTCACCTGTTCGACCGCCATCGTCACGAGCAGCGTACCGATCGCCTCACGGGCGCGGATGAAAGCCTTGACATCCTTGTCTTCGACTGGGCGCATCAGTTCGGCCAGGTGCGCGCCTTTGCGGGCGGGCGCCAGATGCGGACCTTCCAGATGAAGACCGGCCACGCCGCAATGGGTGTTAACCGCATCCTTCGCGGCCTCGATCGCAGCCGCCGTCGCATCTGCCGTATCGGTGATCAGCGTTGGAAGCAGCGCCGTCGTACCGTAGCGCCGGTGACCGTCAGCAATGATACACATCGAAGCTGCCGACGGCTCATCGTTCAGCATGCGCCCGCCACCGCCATTCACCTGCGCATCGACGAAACCTGCCGAAAGCACACCGCCGTCAAGCAAGATCGTCTCGCCTTCGGGCAACTCGTTGCACGAGGCAATGGCCTCGACCCGGCCATTGGCAACGATCAGCGCCTTTTCGTCGTGGAACCTCTCGCCGTCGAAGATCCGGGCACCGGTGAAGATCTTGCGGGGTATCATATCGTCTCCGTGACTTTGAGCAGGTTCGCCGGCTTGTCTGGATCGAAACCCTTGCGGCGCGTAACTGACTCGATCAGGCGATAGTAGACGAGAAGCGACACGAGCGGATCGAGTAAGCCGTTGCCCGTCGTCGGCACGAGCAGATTGACGCCGGAAAGCGGCTGCGCCGAGAACGGTACCGTCGTTGCGCCGAGCTTCTGTAATCGCTCGAGTGCCTGAACGTTGTTGGCATAGGCCGCATCGTCGGGCATGAAGGCGACGATCGGGAAACCCGGCTGAACGAGGCGCATCGGGCCATGCATCAGCTCTGCCAGCGAGAAGGCTTCCGCGTGAAGGCCGGACGTTTCCTTGGCTTTCAGCGCGGCCTCGAGCGCGATCGCCAAAGCTGGCCCGCGGCCTGCCGTATAAAGCGAGGTTGCATTGAAGAGCACGTCTTCTGCGGCAGCCGTATCGATACCAGCTGTCGCCGACAGAGCCTCTGGCAACCTCTCCAATGAGGCTTGCAGATCGGCCGTACCGCCAATCGCAGCCGTCACACCGGCGAGCGCGGCAACCGAGGCGATAAAGGACTTGGTCGCGGCAACACTCTTTTCCGCACCTGCATTGAGGTCCAGAACGATATCTGCCTGCTTTGCAAGCGGGCTGTCGGTGACGTTCACAACGGCGATCGTCGTCGCGCCGCCACGCTTGGCAGCATCCTGAAGGGCAACGATATCCGGGCTGGCGCCGGATTGCGAAACCGTGAAGTGAACACCATCCTTCAACTGTAGAGCCGCACCATAGACGGAAGCGATCGATGGGCCGACGGAAGCGACGGGAATACCGGCAGTGATCTCGAAGAGATATTTGAAGAAGGTTGCGGCATGGTCCGAAGAGCCACGCGCTGCCGTCGTCACCACGCTCGGGCGAACCGAGGAAAACAGCTTGGCGATTTCGGCGAAAACCGGCTTCTCCTTTTGAAGGAGCGTCGCGACCACGTCCGGCGACTGGCCCGCCTCCTGCAGCATCAGCGACTGGATCTCACTCATAGGTCATCTCCAATTTTCAGTTCGGCCACGAAATCATAGGCATCGCCGCGGTAGTGCGAACGGGTGTATTCAACGACGCGCTGGTCTTCCAGGCGCGAAATCCGTTCGATCAAGAGTGCTGGCGCACCGGTCTTTACATTCAGCATCGAGGCTGATGAAGGATCGAGCGTCACGGCGGTCAGCCGCTGCAGAGCACGCACCGGCTTGTGGCCGTTTGCGGCCAGCGCATCATAAAGCGATCCCTCGCCACCGGCATTGCCGCCGAGGAACTTGACCGGCACAACCGCCCGCTCGATCGCCAGCGGCAAACCATCCGCAAGGCGCAGACGATCCAGGCGCAGAACGGCCTCATCCTGCCCAAGTCCGAGAAGGAAGGATTCTTCCGGCGATGGCGAATTGATCGTGCGGGACAATATCCTTGCCGCCGGCGAACGGCCGCGTGAGCGCATATCGGCCGAGAAAGACGAAAGACGCCAGAGCGGCTGCTCCATGCGCTCCACCTTACTGGAAACGAAGGTACCGCTGCCGTGACGCGATTCCAATGCGCCGGATGCCATCAGATCACGATAGGCGGTTCGCACCGTCACGCGGCCGAGCTTCAGAGCTTCGGCGAGATCGCGCTCTCCGGGAAGGGCTGCACCCGGCTTGAGAAGGCCTTCCTGAATGAGGCCGGTCAACGCCAGTGCCAGCCGCTTGTAGAGCGGTCCCGTCATCGTTTCGTCGCGCAGACCGCGGGCATTGAGCTCCGCTACCAGACTGGTTCTATCCATGGATTAACCATAGAACCTATTTAGAACCACTTTTCAAGCTGAATCTCTGCCGCAAAGATAAAAACCCTCGTGGCGGCACGAAGGTTTATGAGTGATCGAATGTCCGCGAAGATCAGCTTTTCGTGAAGATGTAATCCGTTTCCTGCCGCAGCACCTCGCCTGGGCGCAGCACCGCATTCGGAAAGCCCTCGTGATTGATCGCATCCGGCCAAACCTGCGTTTCGAGGCAGAAGCCGGCGAAGGGCCCGTATTTCCGCCCCCCGATACCCGCGACCGCAACGTCGAGCTTGAAACCGGCATAGAACTGTATGCCCGGTTCGGTGGTTCTAACCTCCAGCGAGACACCGGAGTTGACGCTGCGTGCCAGTACGACGGAGCGTTTGGCCGTGCGTTCCGTCGAAAGGCAGAAATTGTGGTCGTAAAACGCCTGCTCGCCGTCATCGAACCGCTTCATCGGGGCCATTTCGCGGAAGTCGAAGACCGTGCCTTCGACCTGGCGGATCTCGCCGGTCGGGATTTGTTTCTCGTCAGTCGGTAGATAATGATCGGCAGCGATCATGATATCGTGGCCGAGCGCATCTTCGCGGCCGTCGAGATTGAAATAGGCGTGCTGGCAAAGATTGGCGAGCGTCGGCTGGTCGGTGGTCGTCTCGTAGACGACCGAGAATTCGCCATGGGCATGCACACGGTAAGTCGCTTGGACCGTGCAGTTGCCTGGATAGCCTGCGCGACCGTCCGGGTCGACGATCTTCAAGACGACACGGTCGGCATCGTGCTCGACAATCGTCCAGTTGCGCTTGGCGATATTGTCGCTGCCGCCGTGCAGATGCGAAACGCCCTTTTCATTGAGCTCGAGCTGATAGGCCTTGCCGTCGAGGGTAAACTTGCCACCGCCGATGCGGTTGGCACAGCGGCCGGGCGTTGCACCAAAATAGGAGGAATGGGAGGGATAGCTGGCAAAGTCGTCGAAGCCGAGCAGGAGAGGCGCATCATGGCCGTCGAGCCGCAGATCCTGGATGACTGCCCCCCAAGTCATGATCTTGGCTGTAAGGCCGCCGCCCTTGATCTCGACGCGATAGACGGTTTCGCCGTCTTTCGTCGTCCCGAAAACTTCCCGTTCGAGCTTTTCCGACATAGTTCGCCATCCCAAATCTGTGTTCGTTTCAGGCCCGCGAACCTGCCTCCATTTGTTGAGGACCGCAACCGTCAAACACAAAAAAGAAACGCCGCCGCAACGAGGTCAGCGGCGGCTGCAGTTCAGATTTTTGTACCGATTTCGTCGAGATTATAGGGTGTCGTCTGGTAGATTTCGTTGATCCAATTGCCAAAGAGCAGATGCGCATGGCTGCGCCAGCGGTTCTGCGGTGCGAGCGACGGATCGTTATGCGGGAAATAGTTATGCGGCATCTTGATCGGCACGCCGGCATTCACGTCGCGGAAATATTCGTCGGAAAGCGATGTGGAATCGTATTCCACATGATTGAACATGTAGAGCCGCTTGCCTTTTTTCTCGTGCACGAGACACACGCCCATCTCGTCGGATTCCATGAGGATTTCGAGGCTTGAGGACTTGTCGATATCGGCGCGCCGGACCTCGGTCCAGCGCGAAACCGGCACTTCGAAGTTATCGGAAAAGCCATTGAGGTAGACGGATGAAGGCTTGAGGTTCTTATGGCGATAGACGCCGAACGCCTTTTCCTTCAGCTCGTATTTCGGAACCTTGTGGAAATGGTAGATCGCCGCCATTGCGCCCCAGCAGACATTCATGCTCGAATGAACGTTCGTCTCGGTCCAATCCAAGATCTTCTTCATCTCCGTCCAATAGGTCACGTCCTCGTAAGGCAGAGTTTCGATCGGTGCGCCAGTAATGATGAAGCCGTCGAATTTGCGATGCCTTACCTCCTCCCAGGTCTGGTAGAAAGCAAGCAGGTGGTCTTCGGACGTGTTCTTGGCCCTATGGTTGCCAATGCGGATCAGCGAGAGCTCCACCTGAAGCGGCGAGGCGCCCACAAGGCGCGCCATCTGCAACTCCGTCTTGACCTTGTTCGGCATGAGATTGAGAAGCCCGATCTGCAAAGGGCGGATATCCTGACGGATCGCCGCCGTTTCGGTCATCACCCGCACGCCCTCATGAACGAGGGTCTCGAAAGCGGGCAGCGTATCGGGGATCTTGATGGGCATTGCGGTCACTCAACAAAACAAAAGGTACCGGCAAATAAAAAACCGGCGGCGAAAGAATCGCTACCGGTCCGCACGCGGCCCTTTAGCGACTTATTTAACGTGGCTGCAAGCCGGCCGGCCAAATCACCACGGAGAACACTAAATAGCGCCGGAGCCCACGCGAATCAATCGCAATTCTGAAGGGGCGCGTTGAACCAAGGTAACTCACGCGTTAATGACTGGTAGAATCTGTTGATGGACAGGGCGCGTCACCATGTTAATCAAGCATCATCATGGTCCGCATGGAAGGACATAATGGCAGACGACGTCGAAGGCAGGCCGAGCATTCAAGGGCAGGATAGAGTAGGTTACGATCTGAGCCTCGGATACCGCCTGAAACTGATGTTTGCGGCATTCTGGGATTCCAAGGTCCGCGGAAAGATTCTGCTTCTCGCCTCGATCTTGCTCGCGGTGATCCTGGCGACGGCCTATGGCCAGGTCATTCTGAACCGCTGGAACGCGCCGTTCTACGATTCCCTGCAGCGCCGCGACGTCGGCGAATTCTTCCATCAGCTCCAGGTCTTCGCGTTGATTGCCGGTTCGCTATTGCTCATGAACGTCGGCCAGGCGTGGCTCAACCAGATGACCGCGCTTTATATGCGCGAAGGGCTGACCCGCGACCTCGTGGATCACTGGCTGAAGCGCAAGCGTGCGCTGCGTCTCGCCTCAACCGGCCTGATCGGGGTCAACCCGGATCAGCGGCTGCATGAAGACGCCCGCAACCTTGCAGAAAGCACGACCGGCCTCACGCTCGGCCTCATCCAGTCGACAATCCTGCTCGTCAGTTTCATCGGCGTTCTCTGGGAGCTTTCGAGCGGCTTCGTCTTCCATTTTCGCACCTACGCCTTTGCCATTCCGGGCTATATGGTCTGGGCCGCGATCTTCTATGCGGCATCCGCGTCGATCCTCAGCCAGATCGTCGGCCGCAAGCTGGTGATCTTGAATGCCGACCGCTTCTCCAAGGAAGCGGAGCTTCGCTTTTCGCTGATGCATGCCAACGAGAACATGCCGGCGATTACCGTGGCCCGCGGCGAGGAAAACGAACGCCGGCGGATCAATGAGGATATCACTTCGGTACTTGCCATCCTGAAGCGGCTGACCATGGCTAGCACCAACCTCACCTGGGTTTCGGCCGGTTACGGCTGGCTGGTCATCGTCGTCCCGATCATCGTCGCGGCTCCCGCCTATTTTTCAGGCAGCCTGACCTTCGGCGAACTGATGATGTCCGTCGGCGCCTTCAACCAGGTGAATACCGCCCTGCGCTGGTATGTTGCCAATTTCGCCGCGATCGCCGAGTGGCGCGCCACGCTGATGCGCGTGACCGATTTCCGCCATGCCTTGCACGGCATGGACGAACCCATCAATCCGAAGAATGCGATCACCTACGAGGATAACGCAGATACGCTGACCCTCAAGAACCTCATGATCGCCGCCAAGCTCGGCGAAGAGATCGATCTGTGCGGCGGCTTTGCCGTCCGCGAGACGGATGTCACGATCAGAGCCGGCGAGAAGGTCATGATCAACGGCGATCATAATGTGAACCGCAAGCTGCTGTTCCAGGCGCTTGCAGGGCTCTGGCCCTGCGGCAGCGGCAAGATAGGCCTGCCGCCCGCCGACGGCATGGTTTTCGTTCCAGAAGTGGCCTATGTGCCCGGTGGCACGTTGCGCGAAGCGCTCTCCTTCCCGGAACCGGTGGACACCTACAACAGCGAGGACGTCGAAGCAGCGCTCCAGAAAGCCGGCCTTAGCCACCTTATTGCGCGTCTCGATACGCGGGCCCGCTGGGATAAGATGCTCGACTCCGACGAGCAGAAGGGGATCGGCTTTGCCCGCTTGCTGCTGGCCCGGCCGCGCTGGATCATCTTCGACGAAGTGCTGGAGGGCCTTGAGCCGGAATGGCAATCAACCCTGATGGCGCTGCTGGCGACGCTATCCGATTCCACCATGGTTTATATCGGACGGTCCGAGGCCTACCTCGAAACCTTCAATCCGCGCGAGTTGCATTTGCATCCACTGGCAGCGAAGATCGAGCAGTCGGCCTTTCCGGCAGCAGGAACTGGCACGGCACACGCACCTGCACCGGTCATTTGAGTAGTCGCAGTACTATGCGTCCGAACCAAGGACAGAAAAGACCTGCGCGATCTGACAGAAGGCGGAAGCCTTTCCGTCCGGACGGAACCTAGCCCTCCAGCTCTTCGCGCAGCATTTCGAGCTCCAACCATTCTTCTTCCATCTTCGTCAGGCTGTCGCGCAGCTTTTCCATCTCCGCCGCAAGCCGGTTGAAGGTGGCAGTATCTTTGCTGAAGAGATCGGGATCGGCCATCTTTTCTTCGCGCCTGGCGATTTCAGCTTCTGCCTTGGCCATTTCCTTGGGCAGGGTTTCGAGCGCGAATTTCTGCTTGTAAGAGAGCTTGCCTTTGCCCTTCGAGGCATCTGCCACAGATGCAGCCGCCTCAGCTTTCGGCTTCTCCGCGGCCTTTTCGATCTTCTTCCGCTCCTCCATTGCGCCCTTGCGCTGGGCAAGCATATCGGAATAGCCGCCGGCATATTCGATCCAGCGCCCATCAGGCGCGTCGGGGACGGCGGGCGCGATTGTCGAGGTCACCGTGCGGTCGAGGAAGTCGCGGTCGTGGCTCACGAGGATAACCGTGCCCGGGAAGCCGGCGACGATTTCCTGCAGCAGGTCCAGCGTCTCGAGATCGAGGTCGTTGGTTGGTTCATCGAGGATCAGAAGGTTGGTCGGGCGCGCGAGGATGCGCGCCAGCATCAGCCGCGCGCGCTCACCGCCTGACAGGTTCCTGATCGGCGTGCGCGCCTGCTCCGGCTGAAAGAGGAACTCCTTCATATAGCCGGTGACGTGCCGTTGCTCCCCGTTCACCAGCAGATTCTCGCCGCGCCCGTCGGTCAGGTAGTGCGCGAGCGTATCCTCCAGATTGAGATCTTCGCGCTTCTGGTCGAGCGTTGCAATCTCGAGATTGGTCCCGAGCTTCACCGTGCCACTGTCCGGCGAAAGCTGTCCCGTCAGCATCTTCAGAATCGTCGTCTTGCCCGCGCCGTTTGGTCCGACCAGACCGATGCAATCGCCGCGATGGACGCGGATTGAGAACGGCGCAACAATTTGACGGTCATCGAAAGTCTTGGTGATCTTTTCCGCTTCGATCACCAGCTTGCCGGATTCCTGCGCATCGGACACCGCAGCCTGCACGGTCCCCTGCGGCCCCTTGTGGCCACGATGCTGCGAGCGCATGGTCTGCAACTCGCCGAGGCGTCGCATGTTGCGCTTGCGCCGAGCGGTTACGCCATAGCGCAGCCAGTGCTCCTCGCGTTCGATCGCCTTGCCGAGCTTGTGCTGCTCCAGTTCTTCCGCCTCGAGCACCTGATCGCGCCAGGCTTCGAAATGGGCAAAGCCACGGTCGAGGCGCCGCGACATACCCCGGTCGAGCCAGACGGTCGCCGTAGAGACCTTTTCGAGGAAACGGCGGTCGTGGGAAATCAGGACCAGCGCGCTGCGGCTTTTCTGAAGTTCGCCTTCCAGCCATTCAATGGTCGGAAGGTCGAGATGGTTCGTCGGCTCATCAAGCAGGAGAATATCCGGTTCAGGCGCCAGCACGCGGGCAAGCGCTGCGCGTCGCGCTTCGCCGCCGGAGAGGTTCTTCGGGTCCTCTTCGCCAGTAAGGCCGAGATGCGAGAGGAGGTAGGTCACGCGATAAGGATCATCGCCCGGCCCAAGACCGGCTTCCGCATAAGCCTGCACCGTCTTGAAACCGGCGAAATCCGGAGCCTGCTCCAAATAGCGCACCGTCGAGGATGGATGGCGGAAAACCTCGCCCGATTGCGCTTCAACGATGCCGGCCGCAATCTTCAGAAGGGTCGATTTGCCCGAGCCGTTACGGCCGACCAGACAGATCTTATCGCCCGGCTCGACCTGCAGGGCCGCGCCGGCCAAGAGAGGCGTTCCGCCGAAGCTTAGGAAGATATCGTCGAGTTTCAGGATGGGAGGGGCCAAAAATCAGACTCCGGAAAAATCATAAGGGCGGGCAAGGACAATCGCCCGGCCGCTGCCGAGCCTAAAACGAACCTTGCCTTCCGCGACGTTGGAAATGGTACGCGAGGAGCCGAAGGGCAAATGAAAATCGATGAGCGGATACCGGGCATTCTCGATGTAAAGACCATGAAGTTCGCTGAAGCCGGACACCGAAAACAGGCTGTTCCTCGGCAAATCGAGCTCAATTTTACCAGCGAGAAGCGGCACGGCCTCCTCCGTTCCGGAGGTCAACAGAATGTCGAAACCCTGTTCGGCAAGGCTGACGGCGTAAAGCAGGAGCTGCAGCGCGTGGTCCGAGCGCTCGCCACTGAGCGCACCGGCAAGGACAATTCGCCGTGCGCCGCGCGCAATCGCCTCCGACACCGCGATGTCACCATCCGTTGCGGCCTTGGCGGCCGGGTAGGGCTGTTTCGGGACATGCGGAAATACGCCCTCCAGATCCGGCGGCGTCGAGTCGAAATCCCCGACCCAAAGCTCCGGCACCACGCCAAGCGCTGCTGCATGCCGCATACCGCCGTCGGCGGCGATGAAGCGGCTGCCTGAAACGGCAGAACGCAGGCGCTCGGTCAGGGAGAGTTCGCCGCCGAGCAGGATCGTGAAAGTGGATTGGCTCATGGCATTGCCCATAGCGCAAAGCAGGGGCCAAGGGAAAGGGGCTACGGTCAGCGCGCTTCGCCCTTGTCATAAAGCCTTCATGGCGATACATCTGCCGACGCTCTAACGGGGTGCCTGGATGTCCGCAAGGATACCGGCTGAGAGGCATCGAGCCAACCCGCGGAACCTGATCCGGTTAACACCGGCGGAGGGATTAGACGCGTGACATTTGGCAACGCCCTTTTCCCCTTCAAAAGAAACTCAAGGAGGAGGCGCGCCATGTCCGGCCGCACATCGATCATCTCTTCGCTGACCGCAGCATTTTTCGCCGCGACGCTCGGCTTGTCTGCCGCGCACGGCGCGGAAAAGACGCTCACCATATACACTTACGAAAGTTTCACGTCCGAATGGGGACCCGGGCCGAAGGTCAAGGACGCTTTCGAGAAGACATGCGGCTGCACGGTCAATTTCGTCAGCGTCGCCGATGGCGTCGCCCTGCTTTCGCGCTTGAAGCTCGAGGGAGCTTCCACCAAGGCCGACGTCGTCCTCGGTATCGACACGAACCTCGTCACCGAAGCCAAGGAGACCGGCCTGTTCGACGCAAGTGGCGTCGATGTCGGCGCGCTGAAGGTGCCGGGCGGCTTCGTGGACGATGTCTTCGTTCCCTACGACTACGGTCACTTCGCGATCATCTACGATACGCAAACGATCAAGGACCCGCCTCAGAGCATGAAGGATCTGGTCGAAGGTGATCCTTCGCAGAAGATCGTCATCGAAGATCCGCGAACCTCGACGCCGGGCCTCGGCCTGCTGCTCTGGGTCAAATCCATTTACGGCGACAAGGCGCCGGAAGCCTGGGGCAAACTCAAGAACCGCATCCTGACGGTCACGCCCGGCTGGTCCGAGGCCTATGGCCTGTTCACCAAGGGCGAGGCGCCGATGGTGCTGTCTTATACCACATCCCCTGCCTATCACATGGTGACTGAGAATACCGATCGCTACCAGGCCGCAGCCTTCTCGGAAGGCCACTATATCCAGATCGAAGTCGCGGGCCTTTTGAAGAATGCGCAGGACAAGGATCTTGCCCGCGACTTCCTGAAATTCATGATAACGCCCGGCTTCCAGGATACCATCCCGACGAACAACTGGATGATGCCCGTTTCCGCAACCTCCAAGCCGCTGCCGGATGCCTTTAGCAAGCTCGTCAATCCGGCCAAGACCTTCCTGATGAGCTCCGACGAGGTCGCCAGAAGCCGCAAGGCCTGGATCGACGAGTGGCTTGCGGCGATGAGCATGAACTGATGCTGCAGACCGCAGCCGAACGGCAGCGTGCATTGACCGGCGGGGCGATCAGCCTCGCCGCCGTCACGTTGTTTGTCGGACTTGCAGCGTTCTCGTTGCTTTTTGCCGGAGGCGGCGCTGCCATCGTCGGCATTCTTTTCGATCCTTATATTCTGCGTGTGCTGCGCTTCACGCTGCTGCAGGCGCTGCTTTCGACCGCACTTTCCATCGTCTTCGCGATTCCGGTCGCACGCGCGCTCGCTCGCCAGCCGCATTTTCTAGGGCGCATCTGGATCATCCGCCTGATGGCGGTTCCTATGGGGCTGCCGGTTCTGATCGGCGCACTCGGCTTGATCGGGATATGGGGCAGGCAGGGGTTGTTGAACTCGCTTATGATGAAGATCGGGCTTGACGAACCGGTGAGCATCTATGGGCTAACCGGCATTCTTCTCGCCCATGTCTTCTTCAACCTGCCGCTTGCCTGCCGCCTGATGCTTGCCGGTCTCGAACGCGTGCCCGCCGAATACTGGCTGATGGCAAGCGGCCTCGGCATGCGGCCCCGCTCGGTCTTCCGCTTCATTGAATGGCCGGCGATCCGCCCGCTCATTCCTGGGATAGCCGGATTGATCTTCATGCTCTGCGCCACCAGCTTCACGTTGGTGCTAACCCTCGGTGGCGGCCCGGCAGCAACCACGATCGAGGTCGCGATCTACCAGTCGCTCCGTTTCGATTTCGACCCCGGCCGCGCAATCGCGTTGTCGCTCCTGCAGATCGCGCTGACGGCGATGATCCTCGGCGCGATGGCACTTTTTCCGCCTGCCGGAGACGAGGGCCTGACCGAAGGCAGAGACATCAAGCGGCTTGATGGCAAAAGGCAATGTGCCAGATTGGCCGACAGTCTGCTCTTGCTGATCGCCGTGCTCTTCCTCGGCCTCCCGCTTGTGTCGATCATCGCCGCCGGGTTGCACGCCGATCTCATAAAGCTGCTGCAGGAGCCGATCTTCTGGCAGTCAGCCGGGATGAGCTTGGCGATCTCGCTTTCGGCCGCTCTGCTCTCGATCGTCCTTTCGATGGCCATGATTCGTGCCCGGCATGCAATCTTATCGAAGCGGCGGCGCGGGGTTACCGACAGGTCCTTTTTCACAGCCATGGGCGGTGCTTCATCGATGGTCCTGCTCGTGCCTCCAATCGTACTCGCAACCGGGTGGTTCATGGCACTGCGGCCTTTCGGCGATGCGACGCGCTTTGCAGCCGTACTCGTCGTTCTCATCAATATGCTCATGGCACTTCCCTTTGTCATGCGCGTACTGGAGCCGGCCTATATTGTGCATCAGCGCCGGACGCAGAAACTGGCCGCAAGCCTGGGTATTGCGCGCGCGGCTCGATTGAGATTGATCGATTGGCCGGGCTTGAAGAAGCCGCTGCTCACCGCCTTGTCGTTCGCCATGGCGCTCTCGCTCGGCGATCTCGGGGCCGTTGCTCTCTTCGGCTCTGAAGGTTTTGTCACATTGCCCTGGCTCGTCTACAGCCGCATGGGCAGCTACCGGACGAATGATGCCGACGGCCTTGCGCTGATCCTCGGCATCATTTGCCTGCTGCTGACAATCGCCGGAACAGCGGGCCAGCCGACACGGGAGAATGGCGATGGCGATCGCTGATCAAGACGAGATCGAAATGCAGGACGTGCGCCTGATGCTCGGCACGCACGCTTTCCATTTCGATTGCCGCCTGCCGGCTGGCCGGGTCGTCGCGGTGAGCGGCCCTTCCGGCGCCGGGAAGTCAACCTTTCTCAATCTGCTTGCCGGTTTTGAAAGACCCGACAGCGGCCGCATTCTGATGCACGGCGCCGATGTGACGGCCGCCTATCCGGCGGAACGTCCGATCTCTGTCGTCTTCCAGGACAACAATCTCTTTGCCCATCTTGATATCTTCACCAATGTCGGCCTGGGGATCGATCCGGCGTTGAAGCTTGCCGCCGAAGACCGGAGAAAAATTTCCCAAGCGCTTGAGAAGGTCGGCCTCGCCAATTTCGAAAGGCGCATGCCCGCAACGCTTTCCGGTGGAGAGCGGCAGCGAGCCGCATTTGCGCGGGCGCTGGTGCGAAAGCGCGCCGTTCTGCTTTTGGATGAACCTTTTGCAGCACTTGACCCGGGCTTGCGCGCAGGCATGGCCGAACTGCTGCTTGGTT from Rhizobium sp. 007 encodes:
- a CDS encoding GntR family transcriptional regulator, producing MDRTSLVAELNARGLRDETMTGPLYKRLALALTGLIQEGLLKPGAALPGERDLAEALKLGRVTVRTAYRDLMASGALESRHGSGTFVSSKVERMEQPLWRLSSFSADMRSRGRSPAARILSRTINSPSPEESFLLGLGQDEAVLRLDRLRLADGLPLAIERAVVPVKFLGGNAGGEGSLYDALAANGHKPVRALQRLTAVTLDPSSASMLNVKTGAPALLIERISRLEDQRVVEYTRSHYRGDAYDFVAELKIGDDL
- a CDS encoding aldose epimerase family protein translates to MSEKLEREVFGTTKDGETVYRVEIKGGGLTAKIMTWGAVIQDLRLDGHDAPLLLGFDDFASYPSHSSYFGATPGRCANRIGGGKFTLDGKAYQLELNEKGVSHLHGGSDNIAKRNWTIVEHDADRVVLKIVDPDGRAGYPGNCTVQATYRVHAHGEFSVVYETTTDQPTLANLCQHAYFNLDGREDALGHDIMIAADHYLPTDEKQIPTGEIRQVEGTVFDFREMAPMKRFDDGEQAFYDHNFCLSTERTAKRSVVLARSVNSGVSLEVRTTEPGIQFYAGFKLDVAVAGIGGRKYGPFAGFCLETQVWPDAINHEGFPNAVLRPGEVLRQETDYIFTKS
- a CDS encoding ABC transporter ATP-binding protein/permease, whose amino-acid sequence is MADDVEGRPSIQGQDRVGYDLSLGYRLKLMFAAFWDSKVRGKILLLASILLAVILATAYGQVILNRWNAPFYDSLQRRDVGEFFHQLQVFALIAGSLLLMNVGQAWLNQMTALYMREGLTRDLVDHWLKRKRALRLASTGLIGVNPDQRLHEDARNLAESTTGLTLGLIQSTILLVSFIGVLWELSSGFVFHFRTYAFAIPGYMVWAAIFYAASASILSQIVGRKLVILNADRFSKEAELRFSLMHANENMPAITVARGEENERRRINEDITSVLAILKRLTMASTNLTWVSAGYGWLVIVVPIIVAAPAYFSGSLTFGELMMSVGAFNQVNTALRWYVANFAAIAEWRATLMRVTDFRHALHGMDEPINPKNAITYEDNADTLTLKNLMIAAKLGEEIDLCGGFAVRETDVTIRAGEKVMINGDHNVNRKLLFQALAGLWPCGSGKIGLPPADGMVFVPEVAYVPGGTLREALSFPEPVDTYNSEDVEAALQKAGLSHLIARLDTRARWDKMLDSDEQKGIGFARLLLARPRWIIFDEVLEGLEPEWQSTLMALLATLSDSTMVYIGRSEAYLETFNPRELHLHPLAAKIEQSAFPAAGTGTAHAPAPVI
- the metA gene encoding homoserine O-succinyltransferase, with translation MPIKIPDTLPAFETLVHEGVRVMTETAAIRQDIRPLQIGLLNLMPNKVKTELQMARLVGASPLQVELSLIRIGNHRAKNTSEDHLLAFYQTWEEVRHRKFDGFIITGAPIETLPYEDVTYWTEMKKILDWTETNVHSSMNVCWGAMAAIYHFHKVPKYELKEKAFGVYRHKNLKPSSVYLNGFSDNFEVPVSRWTEVRRADIDKSSSLEILMESDEMGVCLVHEKKGKRLYMFNHVEYDSTSLSDEYFRDVNAGVPIKMPHNYFPHNDPSLAPQNRWRSHAHLLFGNWINEIYQTTPYNLDEIGTKI
- the nagA gene encoding N-acetylglucosamine-6-phosphate deacetylase codes for the protein MPRKIFTGARIFDGERFHDEKALIVANGRVEAIASCNELPEGETILLDGGVLSAGFVDAQVNGGGGRMLNDEPSAASMCIIADGHRRYGTTALLPTLITDTADATAAAIEAAKDAVNTHCGVAGLHLEGPHLAPARKGAHLAELMRPVEDKDVKAFIRAREAIGTLLVTMAVEQVTVAQVRELSEAGIIVSIGHSDCSSEAAEERFDAGVRGVTHLFNAMSQMGHRAPGLVGAAIDHPSTWCGIIADGHHVDPKALRTALRAKRGEGKLFFVTDAMSLVGSEKDSFMLNGRTVRREKGGFCSKLVLSDGTLAGSDVDMASTIRYGVTYLDLTLAEALRMATLYPARFLRLDGYGHLSPGARADLVHLTDAIEVTATWIDGEAA
- a CDS encoding SIS domain-containing protein, with protein sequence MSEIQSLMLQEAGQSPDVVATLLQKEKPVFAEIAKLFSSVRPSVVTTAARGSSDHAATFFKYLFEITAGIPVASVGPSIASVYGAALQLKDGVHFTVSQSGASPDIVALQDAAKRGGATTIAVVNVTDSPLAKQADIVLDLNAGAEKSVAATKSFIASVAALAGVTAAIGGTADLQASLERLPEALSATAGIDTAAAEDVLFNATSLYTAGRGPALAIALEAALKAKETSGLHAEAFSLAELMHGPMRLVQPGFPIVAFMPDDAAYANNVQALERLQKLGATTVPFSAQPLSGVNLLVPTTGNGLLDPLVSLLVYYRLIESVTRRKGFDPDKPANLLKVTETI